The DNA region CAAATAATAAGTCAACCAACCAGTAAACCCATCAAAAAGCAGGCCAAATATGAAAAATTCTAGCCAAATTAATCCAGTGGAAGTAGATGGAACTGTACTTAGTTATTCGGGAAAATTAAAGATATTATGGAAACAAATTTTGAGGCAATTATGGAAAATTCACAAACTTGGTATATCGTCAAACGTCCGCAGGGTAGCTGTGATATACTTCCTGCCGGACAGATTGAACAAAAAGAAGACCCCAACATTGTTGAAAGCTGGGGTCCCTATACATCACCCGACGAAGCAATTGCCCGTCGTGTAGGGTTAATTAGAACCGGCAAATGCAAGCCTCAGTAAAAGTCTTGAATTGAGGACTTTTTACTATTTAGCTTTAGCAGGTGTTTTAGCCGGCTTAACCGCTTTCGCCGGCACTGC from Microcoleus sp. FACHB-68 includes:
- a CDS encoding DDE transposase family protein, with product METNFEAIMENSQTWYIVKRPQGSCDILPAGQIEQKEDPNIVESWGPYTSPDEAIARRVGLIRTGKCKPQ